In Rhodospirillum rubrum ATCC 11170, a genomic segment contains:
- a CDS encoding M20 aminoacylase family protein, whose amino-acid sequence MTPAIPPAIAALTGDMKAWRHHLHAHPETAFEEHATADFIAGLLDDFGVEVHRGLAGTGVVGVIAGKRTGNRAIGLRADIDALHVTEATGLPHASVHAGRMHACGHDGHTAMLLGAAKHLAATRDFAGRLILIFQPAEENEGGGKVMVEEGLFDRFPVDAVYGMHNWPGLEEGHFALRTGPIMAGYDVFEITLTGKGGHAAMPHLGTDQLVAAGHLMTALQSIVARSVNPTEAAVVSVTQMHGGDTWNVLPASVVLRGTVRTFTKAVQDLIETRITELSRSIAQGFGAEAAIHYERRYPATVNSPEEAAVAARVASAVVGADKVDTNCPQTMGAEDFAFMLGVKPGAYVQLGAGPGRGGCMLHNPGYDFNDALLGVGASYWVGLVHDQLAG is encoded by the coding sequence ATGACCCCCGCCATCCCGCCCGCCATCGCGGCGCTGACCGGTGATATGAAAGCGTGGCGTCATCATCTGCACGCCCATCCCGAAACCGCCTTCGAAGAGCACGCCACCGCCGATTTCATCGCCGGGCTGCTCGACGACTTCGGGGTCGAGGTCCATCGCGGGCTGGCCGGAACCGGGGTGGTCGGGGTGATCGCCGGCAAACGGACGGGAAACCGCGCGATCGGGTTGCGCGCCGATATCGACGCCCTGCACGTCACCGAGGCCACCGGCCTGCCCCACGCCTCGGTCCATGCCGGGCGCATGCACGCCTGCGGCCATGACGGCCACACGGCGATGCTGCTGGGAGCGGCCAAGCATCTGGCCGCGACCCGCGATTTCGCCGGCAGGCTGATCCTCATCTTCCAGCCCGCCGAGGAAAACGAGGGCGGCGGCAAGGTGATGGTCGAAGAGGGCTTGTTCGACCGGTTCCCCGTGGATGCGGTCTATGGCATGCACAACTGGCCGGGGCTGGAGGAAGGCCACTTCGCCCTGCGCACCGGTCCGATCATGGCCGGCTATGACGTGTTCGAGATCACGCTTACCGGCAAGGGGGGCCATGCCGCCATGCCCCATCTCGGCACCGATCAGTTGGTGGCGGCCGGGCATCTGATGACCGCCTTGCAGTCGATCGTCGCCCGCTCGGTCAATCCGACCGAGGCGGCGGTGGTGTCGGTCACCCAGATGCACGGCGGCGACACCTGGAACGTCCTGCCCGCCAGCGTCGTGCTGCGTGGCACCGTGCGCACCTTCACCAAAGCCGTGCAGGATCTGATCGAGACGCGGATCACCGAGCTGTCGCGATCGATCGCCCAGGGCTTTGGCGCCGAGGCGGCGATCCATTACGAGCGGCGCTATCCCGCCACCGTCAACAGCCCCGAGGAAGCCGCCGTCGCCGCCCGCGTGGCCAGCGCCGTGGTCGGCGCCGACAAGGTGGACACCAATTGCCCGCAGACCATGGGGGCGGAGGATTTCGCCTTCATGCTGGGGGTCAAGCCGGGCGCCTATGTGCAGCTTGGCGCCGGCCCGGGGCGGGGCGGTTGCATGCTCCACAACCCCGGTTACGACTTCAACGACGCCCTTCTGGGCGTAGGGGCGAGCTATTGGGTGGGGCTGGTCCACGACCAACTGGCCGG
- a CDS encoding L-2-amino-thiazoline-4-carboxylic acid hydrolase, with amino-acid sequence MSISILEQRRIEAAFAKGVFDEMAARLGEETAREILGAAVIRMATAHGKASAAEITAQGRPADMEAFADILPRWQAGGALEFDVVERGAEAVSFDVTRCKYAEMYREMGVEKIGDLLSCNRDATFIEGFNPDATMERTQTIMKGGRCCDFRYHLKTTDTENAQ; translated from the coding sequence ATGAGCATCAGTATTTTGGAACAACGGCGCATAGAAGCCGCTTTCGCCAAGGGCGTTTTCGACGAAATGGCCGCCCGCCTGGGCGAGGAGACCGCCCGCGAGATCCTGGGCGCGGCGGTCATTCGCATGGCGACGGCCCATGGCAAGGCCTCGGCCGCCGAAATCACCGCCCAGGGCCGTCCCGCCGACATGGAGGCCTTCGCCGATATCCTGCCGCGCTGGCAGGCCGGCGGCGCCCTGGAGTTCGATGTGGTCGAGCGCGGGGCCGAGGCGGTGTCCTTCGATGTCACCCGCTGCAAATACGCCGAGATGTACCGGGAGATGGGCGTCGAGAAGATCGGCGATCTGCTGTCGTGCAATCGCGATGCGACCTTCATCGAGGGCTTCAATCCCGATGCCACGATGGAACGGACCCAGACCATCATGAAGGGCGGACGCTGCTGCGATTTCCGCTATCACCTGAAGACGACCGATACGGAGAACGCGCAATGA
- a CDS encoding ABC transporter substrate-binding protein, producing MKVFGRIGPFCALLAMLGLGLVSPSAAREDTGEGVSQEPALLLGYELPLTGANAAYGRVFQEAARLQLDRFNAAGGVGGRPVDILYADSRDDADQARTIARAFVDDPRVVGVLGDFSSTVSMAAGSIYGKEGMPQLSPTAAHPDYIKISPWQFRAITTPAFEGPNNAAWMIGDGFTSVAVIGVTTDWGLSSAQAFRKAFELRGGAVVVNEEVPPGNRRFDDVIDEIEDEAPQAIYLAMAYEDAAPFLRALRARGSALPVYGSSALYSPKFIDLGGPAVEGVRLATAFVLGASDPVVVEFVSAYETLYGAIPTLFAAHGYDAVGIMLAAVGRAGPEVTRESLRDALAATDRYAGVTGITRFDPETRETTKILTRLVVREGDFRVIDRSDFSPVLP from the coding sequence ATGAAAGTCTTCGGCCGGATTGGCCCGTTTTGCGCCTTGCTCGCCATGCTCGGGCTTGGTCTCGTTTCCCCCTCGGCCGCCCGCGAGGATACGGGCGAGGGCGTTTCCCAGGAACCCGCCCTTCTTCTGGGCTACGAGTTGCCGCTGACCGGCGCCAATGCGGCCTATGGTCGGGTCTTCCAGGAGGCGGCCCGCTTGCAGCTTGATCGCTTCAACGCCGCCGGTGGCGTCGGCGGCAGGCCGGTCGACATCCTCTATGCCGATTCCCGCGATGACGCCGATCAGGCCCGCACCATCGCCCGCGCCTTCGTCGACGATCCGCGGGTTGTCGGCGTGCTGGGCGATTTCTCCTCGACCGTCTCGATGGCGGCGGGATCGATCTATGGCAAGGAAGGCATGCCCCAGCTGTCGCCGACCGCCGCCCATCCCGATTACATCAAGATCAGCCCCTGGCAGTTCCGCGCCATCACCACCCCGGCCTTCGAAGGCCCCAATAACGCCGCCTGGATGATCGGCGACGGCTTCACCAGCGTCGCCGTGATCGGTGTCACCACCGATTGGGGGCTTTCCTCGGCCCAGGCCTTCCGCAAGGCTTTCGAGCTGCGCGGCGGTGCGGTGGTGGTCAACGAAGAAGTCCCGCCGGGCAACCGCCGCTTTGATGACGTGATCGACGAGATCGAGGATGAGGCCCCCCAGGCGATCTATCTGGCCATGGCCTATGAAGACGCCGCCCCCTTTCTGCGGGCGCTGCGCGCCCGGGGCAGCGCCCTGCCGGTCTATGGATCAAGCGCGCTGTATTCGCCGAAATTCATCGATCTGGGGGGGCCGGCGGTCGAGGGGGTGCGCCTTGCCACCGCCTTCGTTCTCGGCGCGTCCGACCCGGTGGTGGTCGAGTTCGTCAGCGCCTATGAAACCCTTTACGGCGCCATTCCCACCCTGTTCGCCGCCCACGGCTATGACGCCGTCGGCATCATGCTGGCGGCGGTCGGCCGGGCCGGCCCCGAGGTGACGCGCGAGAGCCTGCGCGACGCCCTTGCCGCCACCGACCGCTACGCCGGGGTCACCGGGATCACCCGCTTTGATCCCGAAACCCGCGAAACCACCAAGATTCTGACCCGGCTGGTGGTGCGCGAGGGCGATTTCCGGGTTATCGACCGCTCTGATTTCTCGCCGGTTCTTCCCTGA
- a CDS encoding NAD(P)/FAD-dependent oxidoreductase, whose translation MSGSSPTPASPSSTPPSLWAATAPSAPPTRTLAGETRADLAVIGAGVTGLSTALHAAEAGLTVTVVEAEEAGFGGSGRNNGQVIPTLAKPDPSDLVAKWGEAGERLARMVGESAALVFDLIDRHAIACEAVQHGWLQPAHRPSRLTVSQKRHREWTARGLDCRLVDRAETAALTGSDYWAGGLLCPTGGHVTPLALTRGLARAAQKAGATVYTASPVTGIDRRGSDWRVATPGGAVTARAVVIATSAYGQGVWPTLERSIVPVRNFQMSTQPLPPEVLAKVIPADVAISDTHGDLYFFRKTADGRLVSGCTLTSRTSDPTEAKARVIARILEVFPQAGRQTIDYCWHGQLDFTPDFHPRFYSLEPGIFAAIGYNGRGLALGVAVGRELARAAAGTPFSQLALPDGGKPRPLPFHGLITGVAPLMMHWWRHKDGRD comes from the coding sequence TTGTCTGGTTCGTCGCCTACCCCCGCTTCCCCCTCTTCCACGCCTCCCTCGTTATGGGCGGCGACCGCCCCAAGCGCCCCGCCAACCCGGACCCTGGCCGGTGAGACCCGCGCCGACCTGGCGGTGATCGGCGCCGGCGTCACCGGTCTGTCCACGGCGCTTCACGCCGCCGAGGCCGGGCTGACGGTGACGGTGGTCGAGGCCGAGGAAGCCGGCTTCGGCGGATCGGGGCGCAACAACGGTCAGGTGATCCCGACCCTGGCCAAGCCCGATCCCAGCGATCTGGTGGCCAAATGGGGCGAGGCCGGTGAACGCCTTGCCCGCATGGTCGGCGAATCGGCCGCCCTGGTTTTCGATCTGATCGACCGCCACGCCATCGCCTGCGAGGCGGTTCAGCACGGCTGGCTGCAGCCGGCCCACCGCCCCTCGCGCCTGACGGTCAGCCAGAAGCGCCACCGGGAATGGACGGCGCGTGGCCTGGACTGCCGTCTGGTCGATCGCGCCGAGACCGCGGCGCTGACCGGCAGCGACTATTGGGCCGGCGGCCTGCTCTGCCCGACCGGGGGGCACGTCACCCCCCTGGCCCTGACCCGGGGATTGGCGCGGGCCGCCCAGAAGGCCGGGGCCACCGTCTATACGGCCTCGCCGGTCACCGGCATCGACCGCCGGGGCAGCGACTGGCGGGTGGCCACCCCGGGTGGCGCCGTCACCGCCCGCGCCGTGGTCATCGCCACCAGCGCCTATGGTCAAGGGGTGTGGCCCACCCTGGAACGCTCCATCGTGCCGGTGCGCAATTTCCAGATGAGCACCCAGCCCCTGCCGCCCGAGGTTTTGGCCAAGGTCATCCCCGCCGATGTCGCCATCTCCGATACCCATGGCGATCTTTATTTCTTTCGCAAGACCGCCGACGGCCGGCTGGTCAGCGGCTGCACCCTGACCTCGCGCACCAGCGATCCGACCGAGGCCAAGGCCCGGGTGATCGCCCGCATCCTCGAGGTCTTCCCCCAGGCCGGCCGCCAGACCATCGATTACTGCTGGCATGGTCAGCTTGATTTCACCCCGGATTTCCATCCGCGCTTCTACAGCCTGGAACCGGGCATTTTCGCCGCCATCGGCTATAACGGCCGGGGTCTGGCGCTGGGCGTCGCCGTTGGTCGCGAACTGGCCCGGGCGGCGGCGGGAACGCCGTTTTCCCAGCTTGCCCTGCCCGATGGCGGCAAACCCCGCCCCCTGCCCTTCCACGGCCTGATCACCGGCGTCGCCCCGCTGATGATGCATTGGTGGCGCCATAAGGACGGCCGCGACTAA
- a CDS encoding LysR family transcriptional regulator — translation MAEADLHDLDAFVAVARARSFRGAATLRGVSASALSTALRRLEGQLGVRLLNRTTRSVTPTEAGQRLLDRLGPAFGEIAGALDAVASLGDQPSGTLRLNVPSIVARHVLPAIAARFLIAHPAITLEVTTNDSFIDVLAAGFDAGIRYDERIERDMIAVPLGPRIQRFIAAGAPSYLARRGVPATPRALVDHACIRHRFASGVILPWEFSHQGQVLRIAPNGPLVSTSIDISIAAAIAGLGLIYTFEEYLRAPLARGELVAVLADWGQSFSGPFVYFPSRRQMPAPLRAFIDFLKDDARTPPSPRA, via the coding sequence ATGGCCGAGGCGGACCTTCATGATCTGGATGCCTTCGTCGCCGTCGCCCGGGCGCGCAGCTTTCGCGGCGCGGCGACCTTGCGCGGGGTATCAGCCTCGGCATTAAGCACGGCGCTGCGCCGGTTGGAGGGGCAGCTGGGGGTTCGCCTGCTCAACCGCACCACCCGCAGCGTGACGCCGACCGAGGCCGGCCAACGCCTGCTCGACCGGCTTGGTCCGGCCTTTGGCGAGATCGCCGGGGCGCTCGACGCGGTGGCCAGCCTTGGCGATCAGCCAAGCGGCACGCTGCGGCTGAATGTGCCCTCCATCGTCGCCCGCCACGTCCTGCCCGCCATCGCCGCCCGCTTTCTGATCGCCCATCCGGCGATCACCCTGGAGGTGACGACCAACGACAGCTTCATCGATGTGCTGGCCGCCGGCTTCGACGCCGGCATCCGCTATGACGAGCGGATCGAGCGCGACATGATCGCCGTCCCCCTCGGCCCGCGCATCCAGCGCTTCATCGCCGCCGGCGCCCCAAGTTATCTGGCGCGGCGGGGCGTTCCCGCCACCCCGCGCGCCTTGGTCGACCACGCCTGCATCCGCCACCGCTTCGCCAGTGGCGTTATCCTGCCCTGGGAATTCAGCCACCAAGGGCAGGTCCTGCGCATCGCGCCAAACGGACCGCTGGTGTCGACGAGCATCGATATCAGCATCGCCGCCGCGATCGCCGGTCTGGGCCTGATCTATACCTTCGAGGAGTATTTGAGGGCGCCGCTGGCGCGTGGCGAGCTGGTGGCGGTGCTCGCCGACTGGGGACAAAGCTTCTCCGGCCCCTTCGTCTATTTCCCCAGCCGTCGCCAGATGCCGGCGCCTTTGCGCGCCTTCATCGATTTTCTCAAGGATGACGCGAGAACCCCGCCATCACCCAGGGCCTAA
- a CDS encoding aldo/keto reductase, which yields MRHHRLGTTGPHVSALGLGCMGMSDLYGPSDRQESIATIHAALEAGVTVLDTGDFYGMGHNEMLIAEAIKGRPRDGFQVSVKFGALRGPAGDWLGYDGRPQAVKNFLAYTLRRLGLDHIDIYRPARLDPAVPIEETVGAIADLVTAGYVGHIGLSEVGTDTIARAAAVHPICDLQIEYSLISRGIEEAILPRCRELGIAITAYGVLSRGLISGHWQAGSTDPSDFRSRSPRFQQGNIEHNLALVEALAVIARRKSVSVAQIAIAWVAAQGEDIVPLVGARRRDRLSEALGALEVSLDAGDLAAIEAAVPKGAAAGERYNAPQMAHLDSERP from the coding sequence ATGCGACACCATCGTCTTGGAACCACCGGCCCCCATGTTTCAGCGCTTGGCCTTGGCTGCATGGGCATGTCGGACCTTTATGGCCCCTCCGATCGCCAAGAAAGCATCGCGACCATTCATGCCGCCCTCGAGGCCGGGGTCACCGTGCTTGATACGGGCGACTTCTATGGCATGGGCCATAACGAGATGCTGATCGCCGAGGCGATCAAGGGCCGCCCGCGTGACGGTTTCCAGGTGAGCGTCAAGTTTGGCGCCCTGCGCGGACCGGCTGGCGATTGGCTGGGCTATGACGGCCGCCCCCAGGCGGTGAAAAATTTTCTGGCCTACACCCTTCGGCGGCTCGGCCTTGACCACATCGACATCTATCGCCCGGCCCGCCTTGATCCGGCCGTGCCGATCGAAGAGACGGTCGGCGCCATCGCCGATCTGGTGACGGCGGGCTATGTCGGGCATATCGGCCTGTCCGAGGTGGGGACGGACACCATCGCCCGCGCCGCCGCCGTCCATCCGATTTGTGATCTGCAGATCGAATACTCGCTGATCTCGCGCGGCATCGAAGAGGCCATCTTGCCGCGCTGCCGCGAGTTGGGCATCGCCATCACCGCCTATGGCGTGTTGTCGCGGGGATTGATCAGCGGCCATTGGCAAGCCGGAAGCACCGATCCGTCGGATTTTCGCAGCCGCAGCCCGCGCTTCCAGCAAGGCAACATCGAACACAACCTCGCCCTGGTCGAGGCCCTGGCGGTCATCGCCCGGCGGAAATCCGTCAGCGTCGCCCAAATCGCCATCGCCTGGGTGGCGGCCCAAGGCGAGGATATCGTGCCTTTGGTCGGCGCCCGCCGCCGTGATCGTCTGAGCGAAGCCTTGGGCGCCCTGGAGGTGTCGCTTGATGCCGGGGATCTGGCCGCCATCGAAGCCGCCGTTCCCAAAGGCGCCGCCGCCGGCGAGCGCTATAACGCGCCGCAGATGGCCCATCTCGACAGCGAGCGGCCATAA
- a CDS encoding threonine ammonia-lyase: MSPFPPFPAASAVPAVTLADVEAAARLIAHAVPHTPLLPSRTLSRLTGAEVFIKFENHQFTASFKERGALNRLSALSETERARGVIAMSAGNHAQGVAYHAQRLGIPAVIVMPADTPFVKVKHTRDFGARVVLEGETVAESRLVAERIREEEGLTFVHPYNDPWVIAGQGTVALEMLADQPDLDILVAPIGGGGLLGGMAVAAKAVKPAIEMIGVQVGLYPSAYNALHGLPPCTGGATVAEGIAVKEPGDLTLPLLRALVSRIILVDETAVEEAISLYLSVEKTVAEGAGAASLAALLTEPQRFRGKKVGLVLSGGNIDPRIMASVIMRSLVREGRIAHLSIRIGDKPGQLARVATVIGETGGNIVEVRHERLTSDISVKSTDLRVILETRDHTHLAEILERLAAAGFPANERSFSGPAAGD; the protein is encoded by the coding sequence ATGTCGCCCTTCCCCCCGTTTCCGGCCGCTTCGGCCGTCCCCGCCGTCACCCTGGCCGATGTGGAAGCCGCGGCCCGGCTGATCGCCCATGCCGTGCCCCATACCCCGCTGCTCCCCTCGCGCACCCTGTCGCGGCTGACCGGGGCCGAGGTTTTCATCAAATTCGAGAACCACCAGTTCACCGCCTCGTTCAAGGAGCGCGGCGCGCTCAACCGGTTGAGCGCGCTGAGCGAGACCGAGCGGGCGCGCGGCGTCATCGCCATGAGCGCGGGCAATCACGCCCAGGGCGTGGCCTATCACGCCCAGCGCCTGGGCATTCCCGCCGTTATCGTCATGCCCGCTGACACGCCCTTCGTAAAGGTCAAGCACACCCGTGATTTCGGCGCCCGCGTGGTGCTGGAAGGCGAGACCGTGGCCGAATCGCGGCTGGTGGCCGAGCGCATCCGCGAGGAGGAGGGACTGACCTTCGTTCATCCCTATAATGATCCCTGGGTGATCGCCGGCCAGGGGACGGTGGCCTTGGAAATGCTTGCCGATCAGCCCGACCTCGACATCCTGGTCGCCCCGATCGGCGGCGGCGGCCTGCTGGGCGGCATGGCGGTGGCGGCCAAGGCGGTCAAACCGGCCATTGAGATGATCGGCGTTCAGGTCGGGCTTTATCCTTCGGCCTATAACGCCCTCCACGGCCTGCCGCCTTGCACCGGCGGCGCCACGGTGGCCGAGGGCATCGCCGTCAAGGAACCGGGCGATCTGACCTTGCCGCTGCTGCGCGCTTTGGTCTCGCGCATCATCCTGGTCGATGAGACGGCGGTCGAGGAAGCCATCTCGCTCTATCTCTCGGTCGAAAAGACCGTGGCCGAGGGGGCGGGGGCGGCGTCGCTCGCCGCCCTGTTGACCGAGCCCCAGCGCTTTCGCGGCAAAAAGGTCGGTCTGGTGCTGAGCGGCGGCAATATCGATCCGCGGATCATGGCCTCGGTCATCATGCGCAGCCTTGTGCGCGAGGGCCGAATCGCCCATCTCTCGATCAGGATCGGCGACAAGCCGGGGCAACTCGCCCGGGTGGCGACGGTGATCGGCGAAACCGGCGGCAATATCGTCGAGGTCCGCCATGAACGCCTGACCTCGGATATTTCGGTCAAATCCACCGATCTGCGGGTGATCCTGGAGACCCGCGACCATACCCATCTGGCCGAGATCCTTGAACGCCTCGCCGCCGCCGGTTTTCCGGCCAACGAACGCTCGTTCAGCGGCCCGGCCGCCGGCGATTAA
- a CDS encoding lysylphosphatidylglycerol synthase transmembrane domain-containing protein: MAKPLSVVLTLAKLAVSAGILWVIFSGIDTQGLWARLDRDVALVGGVALVLLQIQALGGGWRWTLVLRAHDRRVGFAQAWRNVLLGLFVNQAMPSTIGGDTVRVWNGTRLGLPLGLAARSVVVDRVCSFLGLILLCALGLPALRRQASDPLVAAGLTTLVIGGLCCLGALLALRFLPGAVARARGVAPFVALSRSAWSVLLGRTTALPILGLLLFPHVIDILVVWLFAGAIGSPATLWQIALVFPPAILVAAVPLSIAGWGLREGALVLGFAIIGLPADQAVTVSLLYGLSAVITGVIGGAIWALGDRDGLGALRRGGREALAETRAPAAREKDAQSGG, encoded by the coding sequence ATGGCCAAACCCCTGTCCGTCGTTCTTACCCTGGCCAAGCTGGCGGTGTCGGCTGGGATTCTGTGGGTCATCTTTTCTGGCATTGATACGCAGGGGCTCTGGGCGCGGCTTGATCGCGATGTCGCCCTGGTCGGCGGGGTGGCGCTGGTTTTGCTGCAGATCCAGGCGCTGGGCGGTGGCTGGCGTTGGACGCTGGTGCTGCGCGCCCATGATCGCCGGGTCGGCTTCGCCCAGGCGTGGCGCAATGTGCTGCTGGGGCTGTTCGTCAATCAGGCCATGCCCTCGACCATCGGCGGTGACACTGTCCGGGTGTGGAACGGCACGCGGCTGGGTCTGCCTTTGGGGTTGGCGGCGCGGTCGGTGGTGGTTGATCGCGTCTGCAGCTTTCTGGGGCTTATCTTGCTCTGCGCCCTCGGCCTGCCGGCGCTGCGCCGTCAGGCCAGTGATCCCCTGGTGGCGGCCGGGCTGACCACTTTGGTGATCGGTGGCCTGTGCTGCCTGGGCGCGCTGCTCGCCCTGCGCTTCCTGCCCGGGGCTGTGGCCCGGGCGCGGGGCGTCGCCCCCTTTGTCGCCCTGTCGCGATCGGCGTGGAGCGTGCTGCTGGGGCGGACCACCGCCTTGCCGATTCTCGGCCTGCTGCTGTTTCCCCACGTCATCGATATCCTCGTCGTCTGGCTGTTCGCCGGGGCCATCGGCTCGCCGGCCACCCTGTGGCAGATCGCCCTGGTGTTTCCGCCGGCCATCCTGGTGGCGGCGGTGCCGCTGTCGATCGCCGGCTGGGGCCTGCGCGAGGGCGCCCTGGTTCTGGGCTTCGCCATCATCGGCCTGCCCGCCGATCAGGCGGTGACCGTGTCCTTGCTGTATGGGCTGTCGGCGGTGATCACCGGGGTGATCGGCGGCGCGATCTGGGCCTTGGGCGATCGCGATGGCCTGGGGGCCTTGCGCCGGGGCGGGCGCGAGGCCCTGGCTGAAACCCGCGCGCCCGCCGCCCGGGAAAAAGACGCTCAAAGCGGCGGGTGA